A genome region from Myripristis murdjan chromosome 16, fMyrMur1.1, whole genome shotgun sequence includes the following:
- the dpys gene encoding dihydropyrimidinase, with protein sequence MAKSSRILIKGGKVVNEDCSAVSDVYIEDGKIIEVGPNLQVPSGARVIDAKDKLVIPGGIDTHTHMELAFMGTKAVDDFHIGTKAALAGGTTMILDFAIPQKGKSLLEAYDRWRSTADPKVCCDYSLHMAVTWWSDEVKREMETLTKEKGINSFKMFMAYKDVFMLHDSELYAAFSQCKEIGAIAQVHAENGDLIAEGAKRMLSMGITGPEGHELCRPEQVEAEATQRAITIAHTVNCPLYVVHVMSKSAAKVVANARRDGRVVFGEPIAAGLGTDGTHYWDKDWAHAASFVMGPPLRPDPSTPGYLMDLLANNDLSVTGTDNCTFSVCQKALGKDDFTKIPNGVNGVEDRMSVIWEKGVHSGKMDENRFVAVTSSNAAKIFNFYPQKGRIAKDSDADVVIWDPKLTRKISAKTHHQAVDYNIFEGMVCHGVPVVTISRGKVVYENGQLNVRPGDGRFIHRQPFSDFVYKRVNQREQVGKPTAVIRKPYEGKVIAI encoded by the exons ATGGCGAAGTCGAGCAGGATCCTGATAAAAGGGGGTAAAGTTGTGAATGAGGACTGCTCCGCCGTCAGCGACGTCTACATTGAAGATGGGAAAATTATCGAAGTCGGTCCAAACCTTCAGGTCCCGTCAGGAGCGCGCGTCATTGATGCCAAGGATAAGCTGGTGATACCGGGCGGCATTGACACCCACACTCATATGGAGCTGGCATTCATGGGCACTAAAGCAGTGGATGACTTCCACATCGGTACAAAG gctgcTCTGGCAGGTGGGACCACTATGATCCTGGACTTTGCCATTCCTCAAAAAGGCAAGTCTCTCTTGGAGGCCTACGACCGCTGGCGCAGCACAGCCGACCCAAAGGTTTGCTGCGACTACTCGCTGCATATGGCCGTCACCTGGTGGAGTGACGAG gtgaagagagagatggagacctTGACCAAAGAGAAAGGGATCAATTCCTTCAAGATGTTTATGGCCTATAAGGATGTGTTCATGCTGCATGACTCAGAATTATACGCTGCCTTCTCCCAGTGTAAGGAGATTGGAGCTATAGCTCAAGTGCATGCTGAGAACGGAGACCTCATTGCAGAG GGGGCTAAGAGGATGCTGTCCATGGGCATCACAGGGCCAGAGGGCCACGAGCTGTGTCGGCCAGAGCAGGTGGAGGCCGAAGCCACCCAGCGAGCCATCACCATCGCCCACACTGTCAACTGCCCGCTGTATGTGGTCCACGTCATGAGCAAGTCTGCCGCCAAGGTGGTGGCCAACGCACGCAGAGACG GGCGTGTGGTGTTTGGGGAGCCCATTGCAGCTGGACTGGGCACTGATGGGACTCACTACTGGGACAAGGACTGGGCTCATGCTGCCAGCTTTGTCATGGGTCCTCCCCTCAGACCTGACCCCAGCACCCCTGGATACCTCATGGACCTGCTGGCCAA CAATGATCTCAGTGTGACGGGAACGGACAACTGCACCTTTTCTGTGTGCCAGAAGGCCCTGGGCAAGGACGACTTCACCAAGATCCCAAACGGAGTGAATGGTGTGGAGGACAGGATGTCTGTCATCTGGGAGAAGGGGGTG CACAGTGGCAAAATGGACGAAAATCGATTTGTAGCTGTCACCAGCAGCAACGCAGCAAAAATCTTCAACTTCTACCCCCAGAAAGGCCGCATCGCCAAGGACTCTGATGCTGATGTGGTTATATGGGACCCCAAGTTGACAAG GAAGATATCAGCCAAAACACACCACCAGGCCGTGGATTACAACATCTTCGAGGGAATGGTGTGCCACGGCGTCCCTGTGGTCACCATCTCCAGAGGTAAAGTGGTGTATGAGAATGGTCAGCTAAACGTGAGGCCAGGGGACGGCAGATTCATCCACAGGCAGCCCTTCTCCGACTTTGTTTATAAGCGGGTCAACCAGAGAGAACAG GTGGGGAAACCGACAGCTGTGATCAGAAAGCCCTACGAAGGAAAAGTCATAGCTATATGA
- the dcstamp gene encoding dendritic cell-specific transmembrane protein, which produces MRVSCTSLKQSFRDVGFLAVDVYTTSNRDGLGRTILLLITCSLFSLFLSSFLLLYLLFTLDYEIAVAGGIAGCFGVLLTVALFLSKQIRCTGILFAMSIFMKKSRNLLLAAGTSVVVLKNIRNTLENLTGLIRSMVCNLKAKKASIVISPLENFTRMLMWIGNTLKGLTNLEVIKFDSELNVSTKFEAGLFTEKLADAEQRLNKSAKYAEAIVSTLFSVADRMFPAISFLLLMMFIALHIKKYRSDMKFENTFVTSKFIQFDQKQKEQGKPHVLPLTPEESKLYASVPSARPTTQEGRAMLKFGIRILPHFVAWVIFITVDALLYCFVDIVTRKLSELEPFSIPLVMNIKGTSIVIGLKLGEQNYQEDFSYSVTLFEKRCLPKPKLLLYSSVVPLAAILIALLIMAMMAAKLTQLRLMVYERFFSASAEERAEYLHAKILRKRLKGRKQRDNVGSPTSFFFKPHFWCPLLFRHKEDLQNSA; this is translated from the exons ATGCGAGTCTCATGCACTTCCCTGAAACAAAGCTTCAGGGATGTTGGCTTTCTTGCAGTGGATGTTTACACAACTAGCAACAGGGATGGCTTGGGCAGAACAATCCTCCTTCTCATCACCTGCAGCCTGTTCAgcctcttcctcagctccttCCTGCTCCTGTACCTCCTCTTCACGCTGGACTATGAGATTGCAGTTGCTGGTGGGATAGCCGGTTGCTTTGGGGTTCTACTGACTGTCGCTCTGTTTTTATCAAAACAAATACGGTGCACAGGGATTCTATTTGCCATGTCCATTTTCATGAAAAAGAGTCGGAACTTGCTCCTGGCTGCTGGGACCAGCGTCGTGGTTCTCAAAAATATCCGCAACACTTTGGAGAACCTCACAGGCCTGATCAGGAGCATGGTTTGCAACCTGAAGGCAAAGAAAGCATCCATCGTCATCTCACCACTGGAAAACTTTACCAGGATGTTGATGTGGATCGGCAATACACTCAAGGGATTAACAAACTTGGAGGTGATTAAGTTTGACTCTGAGCTCAATGTTTCAACCAAATTCGAAGCAGGTTTATTTACGGAGAAACTCGCTGATGCTGAGCAGAGGCTGAACAAAAGCGCAAAGTATGCGGAGGCCATTGTGAGCACCTTGTTCTCCGTGGCTGACAGAATGTTCCCTGCCATCAGCTTCCTCTTGCTCATGATGTTTATAGCcctgcacataaaaaaataccGCAGTGACATGAAGTTTGAAAACACTTTTGTAACCAGCaaatttattcagtttgacCAGAAGCAGAAGGAGCAGGGAAAGCCTCATGTCCTCCCTCTCACACCAGAGGAATCAAAGCTGTACGCCTCCGTCCCATCCGCCCGTCCCACCACCCAGGAAGGGAGGGCTATGCTGAAATTTGGCATTCGAATTTTGCCCCATTTTGTTGCTTGGGTCATTTTTATAACTGTGGACGCCTTATTGTACTGCTTCGTCGATATTGTAACAAGAAAGTTGTCAGAGCTGGAACCATTCAGTATTCCCTTGGTGATGAACATCAAA GGGACTTCGATTGTTATTGGCCTCAAACTTGGGGAGCAAAACTACCAGGAAGACTTTTCCTACTCCGTTACGCTGTTTGAGAAGAGGTGCCTTCCTAAACCCAAGCTGCTGCTCTATAGCTCTGTAGTTCCCTTAGCTGCCATCCTGATTGCCCTGCTCATTATGGCCATGATGGCTGCCAAGCTCACCCAGCTCAGGCTAATGGTCTATGAGCGCTTCTTCTCTGCctctgcagaggagagggcAGAGTACCTCCACGCCAAAATCCTGAGGAAGAGACTGAAGGggaggaagcagagagacaACGTGGGGAGCCCCACATCATTCTTTTTCAAG CCACATTTCTGGTGCCCACTGCtcttcagacacaaagaggATTTGCAAAATTCTGCATGA
- the rims2a gene encoding regulating synaptic membrane exocytosis protein 4 isoform X4, whose protein sequence is MGRQGHDATAPAPGMRIQRSQSKMSLSASFEALAVYFPCMNSFDEEDGEAGGKKLRSTIQRSTETGLAVEMRSRMTRQASRESTDGSMNSYSSEGNLIFPGVRLSSDAQFSDFLDGLGPAQLVGRQTLATPPMGDIQIGMVEKKGALEVEVIRARGLVGKPGSKALPAPYVKVYLLENGACIAKKKTKVARKTLDPLYQQQLPFEESPGGKVLQIIVWGDYGRMDHKSFMGAVQILLDELDLSNMVIGWFKLFPPSSLVDPTLAPLTRRASQSSLDSFSRS, encoded by the exons ATGGGCAGGCAGGGGCACGATGCCACTGCTCCGGCTCCTGGGATGCGCATCCAGCGTTCCCAGAGTAAGATGAGCCTGTCGGCATCATTTGAAGCACTGGCTGTCTATTTCCCCTGCATGAACTCCTTCGACGAAGAGGACGGAG AAGCGGGAGGTAAGAAGTTGCGCAGCACTATCCAGAGGAGTACAGAGACAGGCCTGGCGgtggagatgaggagcaggatgACTCGACAGGCCAGCCGGGAGTCCACAGACGGCAGCATGAACAGCTACAGCTCTGAGGGAAA TCTCATCTTCCCTGGTGTGAGGCTCTCCTCAGACGCTCAGTTTAGTGACTTCCTGGATGGCCTTGGCCCCGCCCAGCTTGTTGGACGACAGACATTGGCTACTCCACCTATGG GTGACATCCAGATCGGCATGGTGGAGAAGAAAGGAGCACTGGAGGTGGAGGTCATCAGAGCCCGTGGCCTTGTAGGAAAACCAGGTTCCAAGGCACTGCCAG caCCGTATGTAAAGGTCTACCTTTTGGAAAATGGAGCCTGCAtagccaaaaagaaaacaaaagtagcAAGAAAAACCTTGGATCCTCTTTACCAGCAGCAACTGCCGTTTGAGGAGAGTCCGGGAGGGAAGGTTTTACAG ATTATCGTATGGGGGGACTATGGACGTATGGACCATAAATCATTCATGGGAGCAGTTCAGATACTCTTAGATGAGCTGGACCTGTCAAACATGGTGATTGGCTGGTTCAAgctctttcctccttcctcactGGTGGACCCTACTCTGGCCCCGCTGACAAGAAGAGCTTCCCAATCCTCACTGGACAGTTTCTCTCGATCATAG